Genomic segment of Caproiciproducens sp. NJN-50:
AACGGCTGAATCGGCCTGATTGCTTCTTTCAGCAGAAATTCGCGCCCCGTATTGGTAAATTCCAGCTCGATCCCGCTTAAGAGGATGCTGGAAATAATGATGTCCATGCTGTCCGTTTTCTGGATCGCGTACTGGGTTTTGACCTCGCCTTTCAGCACGTCGTAAATCGAGGCGCTGGTCTCCGAGTCGGCCCCTACGCTGAACCCGAGATTCCCCTGCGGGTCGAGATCGATCGCCAAAACACGGTAGCCCCTCTTTTTCAGCCCCGCGGCCAGAGAGCAGGTCGTCGTCGTTTTGCCGACTCCTCCCTTTTGATTGGAAATTGAAATCACCTTGGCCATTCCGATTCCCCTTTCCCGTGATTCGACACGTTTCGAATAATATTATTATATCGTTTCGCCCGCCATATTACAAGCGTCCCAATAGAAAAGCCCCGCCGCAGCGGCGGAGCCTGTCATCCGGGAAAATTTACATGCTCATCGCAAGTTCAAAGTTCCTGCGCATCGTTTCGCAGGAATCTGCGAAACGTTTCCGTTCCTCCGGCGTCAGATCAATTTCGACGATCCGTTCCACGCCGCCCGCGCCGAGGACCGCCGGGATGCTGGCGTAGACGTCCTTCTGACCGTACTGTCCCTCCAGCAGGCAGGAAACCGGAAGGATCTTTTTTTCGTCGTGAAAGATGGTCTTGACGATTTCCGCAAGCGCCGTGCCGATGCCGAATTCCGTCGACTTCTTTCCGTGGAGAACGGTCCAGCCGCCTTTTCTGGCCGCCTCCGCCACTTCGTTCAGGTCCAGTTTTCCATAGGTCTCCGGATCCCGTTTCATCAGGTCGAAAAGCGGGATCCCCGCGACGGCCGCGTTCGACCACGGCACCATCTGGGACTCCCCGTGTTCGCCCATCACATAGGCGTGAATGGACTTCTGGTCCAGACCCGTGCGCTCTGAAAGCTCTCTGCGCAGGCGGGCGGAATCCAGCGTCGTGCTGGTCGAGATCACGCGCTTCGCGGGAAAGCCGGTGTGCGCCTGCAGATAGTGCGCGATCACGTCGGCCGGGTTCGAGATGCTGACGAGCATCCCCGAAAAGCCGGAATCCCTCATCGGGCCGACGATGGTTTTCATCTCTTTGATGGTCGCGCCGAGGGTATCCATTCTGGTCTGTTTCCCGTCCGGCAGCGGACCCGCGGCCATGACGCAAATGTCCGCGTCCGAAAGCTCGTCGTAGCCGCCCGCACGCACGTTGACGTGGTGCGGGAGATATACCGTCGCGTCCGCAAGGTCCATCGCCTGGGCGACGGCCTTGTCTTTGTCCGTATCGATATACACAAGCTCGTCGCAGACTCCCTGCGTAATCAGGCTGAAGCCGCAGTGCGACCCCACGTGCCCCGCCCCAATGACCACAATTTTCCTTGTTTTCATCCTGCCGACCTCCTGAAAGTATATTTTATGTACCGGAATGCGAAGCGACGAAATGGTCGCGCCACACGCACCACCCGGTGACAGATATCAGCACCACGGCCCCGCCGAACAGCGCATACGGCCCCGGCGCCTCCCCATAGCACAGAAAAACCCAGACCGGGTTCAAAAGCGGCTCCAGCGCGCCGATGAGCGAACAGGCGAGCGGCGGGCAGTTCTTCAGGGCCAGCCCGTAAAGAATATAGGGCACGCCGAGCTGAACGATCCCAAGGACCAGAATCCCGGCAACGCATCTCACCGAAAGCTCGGGCGGAAAGAAAAACGCCACGGGCAGACCGACCACGGCCGTGGCGAGATGCGCGAACAGAATGCCGCTCATGCGCGAATCCATGTCCGCCCAGGCGGACACAAGATAATTGATCGCCACCAGCACGCCGGAAAACAGCGCGATGCCGTTGCCAAGCAAGCCGCCGAACGTCAGGCGGCCGAGGAAAAACATCGCGATGCCGCACATGGTCCCCGCGACCGCGACCACATCCGCGCGGTGAAACCGCTGTTTGAGGAAAACAGCGGAAAAAACGACGATGAAAGCGGGAGCAGAATATTGCAGCACGATCGCGTTCGCGGCCGTCGTGAGCTTGTTCGCCACGACAAAGGAGAACATCAGCCCGCACATGGTGATGCAGCTCAGCATGGAGTAGCGGTCGACCCGGATCCGGATTCCGACGTACCGGATATAAAGAAAAATGACCCCCGCGGCCAGCAGACTTCGGGAGGCCGATATCACAACCGGATTCCATGGAAGCAGCTTGATCAGCGCTCCTGAGAAGCTCCAGAGCACCGCGCTCCCCATCATCAGAAAAACAGACTGCCTCCGGGCATTTGACAACACCATCCGGCGATTCTCCCTTTTTCAACAGCAATGCGATCAATCTGGTCCATTTTAGCACAGTTCTCCCCGGGACTTCAAGATGCGCAGGAAATTTTTGTAGGCGGAGGGTACGGCGCACCGGGCGCTCAGGTCCTCGGGACCCGCCCAGAAGAAGCCGTCCGCCCGCTCCTTCGTGTGGGCAAGGTATCCCGCCATGTGCCACTCCACATGGGTGAAAACATGTTTCGCCCCGGGCAGGGGCTCCGCTTCCGCCTCCGGAAAGCCCCATTCGTCCAGGGTCCGGCGCGCCTCCCCGGCCGAAAGCGTCCCCGGCACGCAGGGAAACTCCCACATGCCCGCCAGCAGACCGGTCTCCGGGCGTTTCCGAAGCGCCGCTTTTCCTCCGCACAGGATCAGAAACACCGTTTTTTTCTCCTCCCGGCGCGCGGGTTTCGGGGAAACGACCGGGAGCGACGCGGCCTGCCCCGTTTTCAGGCCTTCGCACAGCGCGGAGAGGGGACAGCCCGCGCACAGCGGCGCGCCGTTCGGCAGGCAGACCGTCGCGCCGAGCTCCATCAGCGCCTGGGTGAAATCCCCGCTGCGCCCGGCGGGATAAACGCCGCGCAGCTTCTCCGCCGCGCCCCGCTTCACGGCGGCGCCGCGGATATCCCTTCCGTCCGCGGTCAGGCGCGCAAGCACCCGCAGCACGTTGCCGTCCACGGCGGGCTCCGGCCTGCCGTAGGCGATGGAAGAAATCGCGCCCGCGGTGTACTCACCGATTCCGGGCAGCTTGAGAAGCTCCTTCGGATCGCTTGGAAGGACTCCGCCGTATTGCTCCAGGACCGCCCGCGCCGCCTTTTGCAGATTCCGCGCCCGGCTGTAATACCCAAGTCCCTCCCAGAGCTTCAGGAGCCGGTCTTCGGATACTTCGGCCAGCGCGCGCAGATCGGGCAATTCGCGGACAAACCTCTCAAAATAGGGCCTGACCGCCTCCACGCGCGTCTGCTGGAGCATGATTTCAGAGACCCACACGCGGTAAGGCGTCGGGTTGTCCCGCCAAGGCAGGCTTCTTGCGTTTTCGCCGTACCATCCGAGCAGCGGCTCCGTGATTTTTGAAAGTTCCATCTTTTTCTTTCCCTTCGCCGGACAGGATTCCATCTTCATGATACCACGCCCCGCAAAAAATTGCTTCCGGAAAAGCCGCATAAAAAAATCGGGGAAAACCGAAACCGGCTCTTCTCCCCGAAATTTTATTTTCACAACCGCTCCGCCCGGTTCAGGTGCCGATCATTTCCAGGATGGCCTTCTTGCTCCGCAGCCCGACGGACCGGGCGGCCACCTTTTTATCTTTCAGCAGGACCAGCGTCGGAATGCTCATGATGCCGAACTGCTCCGCAAGCTCCGGCTCGCTGTCGATATCGACCTTTCCGACACGCACCTTTTTCGCGGTCTCTTTCGCCACCTCGTCGACGATCGGGGCCGCCATGCGGCACGGTCCGCACCAGGGGGCCCAGAAATCGATCAACACCGGTTTGCCTGAATTCAGGACCTTGTGAATATTCTTTTTCGTAATGGTCATCGCCGCCATTGTTCTCTCTCCTTTTTGGCATTTGATTTCAGTTCTGCTGTATTGTATGAAGGAGAGGGAAAAAGTTCCGTAACATTGTCACATATGAAAAATAATGCGATAACGCGCCCGCAGTGAGAGCAATTTCCTCCGTCCCGACGGGCTTTCCGGAAAGCTGTGACAGAGCGCTCCCGATGGGAATGATACGCTTATAACCGGAAAAAGTCCTTTGTCATGGCCGCCGCAGGCGCGAAAGACGTTTTACATCCGGGCTGAAGGTGCGGCGGCACGCTGCCGGAACTCCCTGACGATGTCGGTGCCCGCCAGCGCCCCGTCGCACACCGCTTTGGAAATCTGAAGCAATCCGCCGGTGCAGTCTCCCGCCGCGTACAAGCCCGGCACGTTCGTGCGGCGCTTTTCGTCCACCGCCACCGAAACGCCGTTGACCTGAGCCCCGACCTTCCGCGCGAGATCCGCGCTGCCCGCCACGCCGACCGCGACAAACAGGCCGGCTGTTTCAAGCTCCGTTCCGTCTTCGAACCGAATTCTGTGAAGCGTTCCTTCCCCGGTCAGCTTCGCGATCTTCCGGGTCTCCACCGCCGTTTCCTTCGGAAACGCGGCCTGCGGCTCTTTCCCGTCCGTCAGAATCGTGACGGACGACGCAACCGGAAGCAGCTCCGCCGCCTCGTGCAGCGCGTAATCGCCGGCGCCCAATACGACGACCGGTTTTTTCCGGTAAAAGAAGCCGTCGCACACGGCGCAGTAGCTGACGCCCTTCCCTTCAAACTCCGTCAGGCCGGAAATTTTGGGCGTACTGCGGGAAGCCCCCGTCGCCATGACGGCAAACGGCGCGCGATAGGCGCTCCGCTTGGTTGAAATCAGGAATTCCCCGTCCCAGGAGAGGCCGACCACCTCATCCGTCACAATCCGCGCGCCGAGGCGTTTTGCCTGCGCGATCCCGTTTTCCAAAAGCCGCCGCCCGGAAACCGGTTCGGCAAACCCGTAATAATTTTCGATCCTGTCCGACTTTTCCAGCGCGCCCGCCCCGGAGGCGAGGATCGTCGTGGAAAGCCCTGCGCGTACCGTATACAGTGCGGCGGAAACTCCGGCGGGGCCGCCTCCCATGATAATCACGTCAGGCATGACTGTTCCTCCGATCTTTTTACTGTCTATCATAGTTCTCTTTATCCGTTCCTTCCGTGACGCCGTCACAAAGTTAAAGTTAAATTTTTAACTCTGTGTGATTTTGTCACGGAAAAAATAAGATGCTGCGATTATTATATACTCGTAATTAAAAAAAGGAAAGGCAGGAGAAATTTTGTATGGAATATTTGATTTCCTTTCTCGAAGGCTTTGTCACCTTCATTTCCCCCTGCCTGCTTCCCATGCTGCCCGCCTACGCGTCCTTCTTCGCCGGGCAGGACTCTTCCTCCAAACAAACGGCGCTGAAAAACGCGCTCGGGTTTGCCGCCGGATTCACCTCCGTCTTTCTTGCGCTCGGCGCGTTCGCCGGAACGTTCGGCGCGGCGGTCCGCCAGCACTCCCGAGCGGTCGGATGGATCGCCGGGGCCGTGATGATCCTGTTTGGCCTTCATTTCATGGGAGTCCTGAAGATCGGCTTCCTGAACCGCAGCCGCGTTTCAGGGTACCGGCCGGAGCAGCTCGGATTTTTCCGCTGCGCATTGTTCGGGGCCGCGTTTTCCATCGGATGGACGCCCTGCGTCGGCGCGTTTCTCGGCTCCGCGCTGATGCTCGCGGCGGCGGGCGGCGCAAGCGCGCAGGGCATTGCCCTGCTGTTCGCGTATTCGGCGGGACTCGGCATCCCGTTTGTGGCCGCCGCCCTGCTCATCGACCGGCTGAAGCGTTCGTTCGACTGGATCAAGCGCCATTACCGGGCCGTGACGGCGGCTTCCGGAGTCCTTTTGGTCCTTGTGGGAATTCTGACCGCGGCGGGCCTGCTGGTCCCGCTGTCCTGAGGAGGGAGAGCCATGAACAGAAAGCTGAAAACACTCCTGCTGACCGCGGCTTTTGCCGCTGCTCTCGCTGCGGCCTACTTTGCCTACACCGGGCTTTCCGCCCGATACCGGCCTGAAACGCAGCTTCCCGGCACGGATTCCCAGGCGGCTTCTTCCGCCACGGCGGCCCCGGACTTCACCGTGTACGACGCGGGCGGAAAAGCCGTCCGCCTGTCGGATTTCCGGGGAAAACCGGTCGTTCTCAACTTCTGGGCAAGCTGGTGCTACTACTGCAAACAGGAGATGCCCGAATTCAATGAAGTTTACGGAGAGGAAAAAGGCAACGTGCAATTCCTCTTTGTAGACTGGACCGACGGGCGGCAGGAAACTCAGGAAAAAGGCGAGGCATTTTTAAAAGAGAACGGCTACCTCTTCCCCGCCTATTTCGACCTGGACCAGGACGCGGTGTCCGCTTACGGGCTGACGGGCATCCCGGCGACCGTTTTCATCCGGGCGGACGGGACGGTCGCCGGAGGGCAGTCGGGCGCCATGGACAAGGACACGCTGAAAAAAGGGATCGAACTGATCCGGGACGACAAATCCTAAAATCACACGAAAGGGGTATTCAGATATGAAGATACTGATTGTCGGAGGCGTCGCGGGAGGCGCGAGCGCGGCATGCCGGCTGCGCAGGCTCAGCGAGGACGCACAGATCATTCTGTTTGAGAAGGGGGAATACGTTTCCTACGCAAACTGCGGACTTCCGTATTACATCGGCGGCACCATCAAGGACAAAGACCGGCTGCTGGTCACAAAGCCGGAGACCCTGCGCAGCCGGTTCAACATCGATGTGCGCGTCCAAAGCGAAGTCACCGCCGTCAACCGCGAAAAGAAGACCGTTACGGTCCTGAACCACGCGGATGGTTCCGAATACGAGGAGAACTATGACAAACTGATTCTTTCCCCCGGCGGAAACCCGAAGAGGCCTCCCCTTCCCGGCATTGATCTGCCCGGCATTTTCACCCTGAGGACCGTTCCGGACACATTCCGCATCGACGAATACATCACGGGGCATCGCGCGCGGAGTGCCGTTGTGGTCGGCGCGGGCTTCATCGGCGTGGAAATGGCGGAAAACCTGAAGGAGCGCGGGCTGAACGTCACCATCGTCGAGTTCCTTCCGCAGGCCGTCGCGCCGCTGGACCCGGAAATGGCGGCGATCCTGCACCGGCATCTGCGCGAAAACGGCGTCAGGCTCCGCTTTAACACCGGCGTGGAGGGCTTTGAACAAAAGGACCGGCTCACGGTCAAACTGTCCGACAA
This window contains:
- a CDS encoding L-lactate dehydrogenase, whose amino-acid sequence is MKTRKIVVIGAGHVGSHCGFSLITQGVCDELVYIDTDKDKAVAQAMDLADATVYLPHHVNVRAGGYDELSDADICVMAAGPLPDGKQTRMDTLGATIKEMKTIVGPMRDSGFSGMLVSISNPADVIAHYLQAHTGFPAKRVISTSTTLDSARLRRELSERTGLDQKSIHAYVMGEHGESQMVPWSNAAVAGIPLFDLMKRDPETYGKLDLNEVAEAARKGGWTVLHGKKSTEFGIGTALAEIVKTIFHDEKKILPVSCLLEGQYGQKDVYASIPAVLGAGGVERIVEIDLTPEERKRFADSCETMRRNFELAMSM
- a CDS encoding DMT family transporter; the encoded protein is MVLSNARRQSVFLMMGSAVLWSFSGALIKLLPWNPVVISASRSLLAAGVIFLYIRYVGIRIRVDRYSMLSCITMCGLMFSFVVANKLTTAANAIVLQYSAPAFIVVFSAVFLKQRFHRADVVAVAGTMCGIAMFFLGRLTFGGLLGNGIALFSGVLVAINYLVSAWADMDSRMSGILFAHLATAVVGLPVAFFFPPELSVRCVAGILVLGIVQLGVPYILYGLALKNCPPLACSLIGALEPLLNPVWVFLCYGEAPGPYALFGGAVVLISVTGWCVWRDHFVASHSGT
- the mutY gene encoding A/G-specific adenine glycosylase — its product is MKMESCPAKGKKKMELSKITEPLLGWYGENARSLPWRDNPTPYRVWVSEIMLQQTRVEAVRPYFERFVRELPDLRALAEVSEDRLLKLWEGLGYYSRARNLQKAARAVLEQYGGVLPSDPKELLKLPGIGEYTAGAISSIAYGRPEPAVDGNVLRVLARLTADGRDIRGAAVKRGAAEKLRGVYPAGRSGDFTQALMELGATVCLPNGAPLCAGCPLSALCEGLKTGQAASLPVVSPKPARREEKKTVFLILCGGKAALRKRPETGLLAGMWEFPCVPGTLSAGEARRTLDEWGFPEAEAEPLPGAKHVFTHVEWHMAGYLAHTKERADGFFWAGPEDLSARCAVPSAYKNFLRILKSRGELC
- the trxA gene encoding thioredoxin, whose translation is MKCQKGERTMAAMTITKKNIHKVLNSGKPVLIDFWAPWCGPCRMAAPIVDEVAKETAKKVRVGKVDIDSEPELAEQFGIMSIPTLVLLKDKKVAARSVGLRSKKAILEMIGT
- a CDS encoding NAD(P)/FAD-dependent oxidoreductase yields the protein MPDVIIMGGGPAGVSAALYTVRAGLSTTILASGAGALEKSDRIENYYGFAEPVSGRRLLENGIAQAKRLGARIVTDEVVGLSWDGEFLISTKRSAYRAPFAVMATGASRSTPKISGLTEFEGKGVSYCAVCDGFFYRKKPVVVLGAGDYALHEAAELLPVASSVTILTDGKEPQAAFPKETAVETRKIAKLTGEGTLHRIRFEDGTELETAGLFVAVGVAGSADLARKVGAQVNGVSVAVDEKRRTNVPGLYAAGDCTGGLLQISKAVCDGALAGTDIVREFRQRAAAPSARM
- a CDS encoding cytochrome c biogenesis CcdA family protein, which gives rise to MEYLISFLEGFVTFISPCLLPMLPAYASFFAGQDSSSKQTALKNALGFAAGFTSVFLALGAFAGTFGAAVRQHSRAVGWIAGAVMILFGLHFMGVLKIGFLNRSRVSGYRPEQLGFFRCALFGAAFSIGWTPCVGAFLGSALMLAAAGGASAQGIALLFAYSAGLGIPFVAAALLIDRLKRSFDWIKRHYRAVTAASGVLLVLVGILTAAGLLVPLS
- a CDS encoding TlpA family protein disulfide reductase codes for the protein MNRKLKTLLLTAAFAAALAAAYFAYTGLSARYRPETQLPGTDSQAASSATAAPDFTVYDAGGKAVRLSDFRGKPVVLNFWASWCYYCKQEMPEFNEVYGEEKGNVQFLFVDWTDGRQETQEKGEAFLKENGYLFPAYFDLDQDAVSAYGLTGIPATVFIRADGTVAGGQSGAMDKDTLKKGIELIRDDKS